The proteins below are encoded in one region of Nitrospirota bacterium:
- a CDS encoding glycosyltransferase family 39 protein, translating into MQNSRARPIVEKIMVQDDNTKSTYFILGLILVAGFLLRIYKLSSQSIWLDEAYSIYHSQQNFMHVISFRDPSPPLYYVLLHFWIKLTGTSEFSVRLLSVLFGTVSVYIIYLLGAHIFNRKVGIYSALLVSFSPLQIYFSQEARTYSLFFALTLLSMYFYYKLNKVASKWIITGYLISTTLLIHSHLYALLIVLAQNLHQFIVNRFKFSREVKAWVLIQFILFIFYIPGMIQLLGIIPDNFHSWISRPSFLQLIYMIYNLFSGMVFSFYGSALMLICFLLVLRYKFGNNIFFPLWILIPVLVPFTYSLLFTPIFIPKYTYFVSLPLYILASRSLFSMKAEIRPVLISAIIILSVATLLVQQNKTTKDPWNKVAEYIQTSNQKTDEVIIIASYELLPFSYYFEQDCFHSNDIYTCAYKKGIYPADSLQEVKKIDENKFWLIVSRGAYNGETQEVLNYINDNYIETESREYVLNHNPELVNNLYKYFKEKGLIHLQFNRIKIAHFQKKQKGA; encoded by the coding sequence TTGCAGAACTCGAGAGCAAGACCGATAGTAGAGAAGATAATGGTCCAGGACGATAATACAAAATCCACCTATTTCATTTTAGGACTTATACTTGTTGCGGGATTTCTTCTGAGAATATATAAGTTGTCCTCTCAGAGTATATGGCTGGACGAAGCTTACTCCATATATCACAGCCAGCAGAATTTCATGCACGTTATAAGTTTTAGAGACCCCTCTCCCCCGCTTTATTATGTTCTGCTTCATTTCTGGATTAAGCTCACAGGTACCTCGGAGTTTTCGGTAAGGCTGCTTTCTGTTTTGTTCGGGACCGTTTCAGTTTATATTATCTATTTATTGGGCGCACATATTTTCAACAGGAAAGTTGGAATATATTCCGCTCTCCTGGTTTCATTTTCTCCATTACAGATTTACTTCTCACAGGAGGCAAGGACTTATTCTCTCTTTTTTGCGCTGACGTTATTGTCTATGTATTTTTATTATAAATTGAACAAAGTTGCTTCGAAGTGGATCATTACCGGCTATTTAATAAGCACTACTCTTCTCATACACTCACATTTGTATGCCCTGTTAATTGTCTTAGCTCAGAACCTGCATCAATTCATTGTAAACAGGTTTAAGTTTTCGAGGGAAGTGAAGGCCTGGGTCTTAATACAATTTATACTTTTTATATTTTATATTCCAGGGATGATTCAGCTTCTGGGGATAATCCCGGACAATTTTCATTCGTGGATTTCAAGGCCGTCGTTTCTGCAATTAATTTATATGATATATAATCTCTTTTCCGGAATGGTGTTTTCATTTTATGGATCAGCATTAATGCTGATATGCTTTTTACTGGTCTTGAGATATAAATTCGGAAATAATATCTTTTTTCCCCTCTGGATTTTGATACCCGTTTTAGTCCCCTTCACATATTCTTTATTGTTTACTCCAATCTTTATTCCAAAGTACACATATTTTGTTTCTTTGCCGTTATACATATTAGCTTCCCGGTCACTCTTCAGTATGAAAGCGGAGATCAGGCCGGTGCTTATTTCAGCAATAATTATATTATCTGTTGCAACATTGCTTGTACAACAGAATAAAACGACAAAAGATCCCTGGAATAAAGTCGCTGAATATATTCAAACGAGTAATCAAAAAACAGACGAAGTGATAATTATTGCTTCATATGAGCTACTGCCGTTTTCATATTATTTTGAGCAGGACTGTTTTCATAGTAACGATATATACACATGCGCTTATAAAAAAGGAATATACCCGGCTGATTCTCTTCAGGAAGTAAAAAAAATAGATGAGAATAAATTCTGGCTGATAGTTTCCCGCGGGGCCTATAATGGGGAAACTCAGGAAGTGCTGAATTATATTAACGACAATTATATAGAAACAGAGTCCAGGGAATACGTGTTGAATCATAATCCGGAATTAGTTAACAACCTGTACAAATATTTTAAGGAGAAGGGGTTGATCCACCTCCAGTTTAACAGAATAAAAATAGCGCATTTTCAAAAAAAGCAGAAGGGCGCTTAA
- a CDS encoding YihY/virulence factor BrkB family protein: MKKQQNIWVLGRLLSFLLRVLLSFKRNQGLLLSGALAYYTLLSIVPMSILALIVLSHFIGEERLVHTLSTYLEMVIPGYAATLTEQVRVFLEHSKAVGIFGFIVMLFFSSIAFSVLEKALSAIFAHRVRIKHRRFLISVIIPYLYIFLIGMSILLVSFIAGALETLESRQLIIFGWSLGLEGTSVVALYILGITGEFLMLTSIYLVMPVAHNTFRHALIGGATVTILWEITRHALVWYYKVLSNVNLIYGSFATAVIALLSIDAVALILLLGAQVIAELESKTDSREDNGPGR, translated from the coding sequence ATGAAGAAACAACAAAATATTTGGGTGTTGGGCCGGCTCTTAAGCTTCCTGCTGAGGGTATTGCTAAGTTTCAAACGCAATCAGGGGCTGCTGTTATCCGGCGCTCTTGCCTATTACACCCTGTTATCAATTGTGCCCATGTCGATCCTCGCCCTGATCGTGCTGTCTCATTTTATAGGAGAGGAACGGCTGGTTCACACGTTATCAACGTATCTGGAAATGGTGATACCCGGATATGCGGCAACTTTGACGGAACAGGTGCGGGTATTTCTTGAGCACAGTAAGGCGGTCGGGATCTTCGGATTTATAGTCATGCTGTTTTTCAGCTCCATCGCATTCTCTGTGCTTGAAAAAGCCCTGTCAGCGATCTTTGCCCACCGTGTTAGAATAAAACACCGCCGCTTTCTCATTTCCGTTATCATTCCTTATCTGTATATTTTTTTAATTGGTATGTCTATATTACTGGTGTCGTTTATTGCGGGAGCATTAGAGACACTCGAAAGCAGGCAATTAATAATTTTTGGATGGAGTTTGGGCCTTGAAGGCACTTCCGTAGTTGCGCTGTACATACTGGGGATAACTGGTGAGTTTCTTATGCTCACTTCCATATATCTGGTTATGCCTGTGGCGCATAACACGTTTCGTCACGCATTGATCGGAGGGGCAACCGTAACGATTTTATGGGAGATCACCAGGCATGCGCTGGTTTGGTATTACAAGGTCCTGTCTAATGTAAATTTGATTTATGGTTCCTTTGCCACGGCAGTAATAGCACTGCTCAGCATAGATGCTGTAGCATTGATCCTTTTGTTAGGCGCACAGGTCATTGCAGAACTCGAGAGCAAGACCGATAGTAGAGAAGATAATGGTCCAGGACGATAA
- a CDS encoding PRC-barrel domain-containing protein, with protein MRKLKTIIVINMIVLGLVLTGAFAADMMRSERSATTQWASNLIGTTVKNLQGDNLGKITDLTISDNRVTFAVISHGGVLGIGDKLIPVPINALTIVDNKNAVLDISKEKLATAPNFEKNAKKYPDFSSREYTEDTYRFYGVQPFWKEGSMEHMMEKEKSKY; from the coding sequence ATGAGAAAACTAAAAACAATAATAGTAATCAACATGATCGTTTTAGGCCTCGTATTAACCGGCGCGTTTGCCGCAGATATGATGAGGAGTGAGAGAAGCGCAACTACACAATGGGCCAGCAATTTAATAGGGACTACAGTTAAAAACCTTCAGGGAGATAACCTGGGTAAAATCACGGACCTGACGATCAGTGATAACAGGGTCACATTCGCGGTTATTTCGCATGGCGGGGTATTAGGGATAGGCGATAAATTGATACCTGTGCCTATAAACGCACTGACAATTGTAGATAATAAGAACGCGGTCCTTGACATCAGTAAAGAGAAACTCGCAACGGCCCCGAATTTTGAAAAGAACGCCAAGAAATATCCTGACTTTTCAAGTCGCGAATATACCGAAGATACATACAGATTCTACGGTGTACAGCCCTTCTGGAAAGAAGGCAGTATGGAACACATGATGGAAAAAGAAAAATCAAAGTATTAG